The genomic interval CTCCTCTAAATTTATTTCTTTATTTTGTATGCAAGCTGTAAATTGTGGTTGCTTGATATTTTTCTCCCGCTTTTAGGCTGATATCTCCAAGCTCTGGAATTTGCTCAGACCCAGGTGATACTTGACATTCAAAAGTAATTCCACCATGGTGCACTTGCTTTTTCTCATGATAAAGAGTTCCTAAATCACCAAAATTTGCTGTAAATATCACAATACTTGGTTGGTCGGTAAAGACTGAAATTGAAGTATCATCAAGCGTTAAACGAGCTTGTTCTTTATCAAGTCCTAACTGGTCTAACAAGAAAGGATGGTCAATTCCTTTAACTAATTGAACTTGTTCCATATTAGAATTGAAGGCATTTGATAATTGTTTTTCCTGACGGAAATCCAAGTCTGTATTTTTTATATCAACGATATCACCACGAACAATTTCTGTTTGGTCTTTTAAAGGAACAAATCTTGAAGCGGCCAGTCGAAGTCCATGATTTTCAACAGATTCACTAGCATCACCATTCAAATTAAAATAGACATGCCCAGTTGGATTAAACACAGTGTCTTTATCAGAAATGGCCTCATAATGAATTTTCCACTTATTGTCATCATCAAAAGAATGAGTTACTGACATTTCTATTTTACCAGGATAACCATTTGTTCCGTCATTAGTAACTAAGGAAAATTTGACTTGAACTTCAGCTCCTAAATCGGTAACTTCATATGTCCAAAGTTTAGTATGAATACTTTCTTCCCCACCATGTAAGGTTTGAGGGCCTTCATTTTGATTTAAGATATAATCTTTTCCAGAAATTTTGACCAAACCATCCTTAATTCTTCCTGCTGTAGGTCCAACTGTTGCACCAGGATAGGCATCTTTTTCTAAATATTCTTTAGCTGAATCAAAGCCTAGAATCAGATGCTTTCCATCTTTTTGCCAGTCAACAATCCGAGCGCCCAGATTTGTAAAAGAAATTGTGACACCTGCTTTATTGGTTAGACTAATTAAGTCACTTCCTAAGCCAAAATCTCTTATTTTAATTTCCATGATATTTCCTAACTATAATGACCTTTAATCAAATTTTAAAAATTCTACTGACAGATTTACTGATGACAGTTTAAACAAATTTCATCTTTTTATTTTCTATCTTACAAAAGCTGTCAGTAAATTATTTACCTATTTTAAACGTTCTTCGAGTTCTGCAACAATTTCTTCGTGACGTTTTTCAGTCAATTTAACTTTGAATAAATAAACTGCTAAAGCGATAATCATCAAAATGGCTGGAACTACAAATGAGTAGAGTTTAAATGTTGCCACACCGTAAGTGTGACCAGCGATATATTTTGAACCTGTCATTCCGGCTGAAATTGCCACAAATCCATAGATACCATTTGAGAAAGCGCCGGCAATTTTATCAAGCAATGGACGCATGGCAAGCGTTACGGCTTCATTACGTACTCCATTTTTCCATTGACCATATTCTACCGAGTCAGTAATTGTCATTAATACTGACAAGAAAACAAGTTGATAGGGGGCAGTTAAGAAGATTAATCCAGCAACAGTCATTGCTACTGAACTTCCTAAAACGAACAAGAGATAACCAAGAAGCATTGAAATGATTGCTCCAGTCAAAACTTTGCGTCGCCCAAATTTTTTAGCTAAAATCGGAAACATTGGAACGAGAATGATTGAACCAATGAATCCGACAATTCCTGTAATTGAATAAAGACTAGCATTTCCAATAACAAAAGTAAAGTTCAAAATTAAAGTTGCTGTTGTTGCCACATAAGCAATGGCAAATAAAATATATGAAAGTGACAACCACATTAATTGGTCATTTTTTAGGAGCGCTTTAAATACATCCAATGTATTTGTTTTGGTTCCTTCTTGACGAATAACTGATTTTTGTTCTTTAGTTCCCCAAGCGGTTACCAAAGCCGAAATTCCTTGGACCAAAGCGGCAATAACACCAAAAGCAAAGAATCCTCTTGCTCCTTGAGCATGTCCACCTTTAGTAAAGAAAATTGTGATTGGAATCGCTAAAATAGTTGCCCCTTGCGCACCAATTGCTGAGCCAAAACGGGCGAAAGTTCCAAGTGTTTCACGTTCAGAATTTTTTTCTGATAGCGCTGGAATCATTGACCAGAAGGCAATGTCTTTGAATGAATAAAAGGCGTCAAGAATAATAAAGGCAATGATGAAGACAATGGCAAATAATGTACGATTATCACTTTTTGCTAGTCCGAAGAAGTCTGAAAACATGAGCATAATCATCAAAGATGACATAATCCCACCAACAACCAACCAAGGTTTAAATTTTCCCCATCTTGTGTGGGTATTATCAATAATTGAACCAATGATTGGGTCAAAAATAATTTCGATTAAACGAATAATAACGACTAAACTAGTGACTAAAGCAATCATCGCATCCTCATGTGGTGTTCCAGCAAACATTTGTGCCGTTACAAAGGCGATGAAGAATGTACTAATTGAATAATAGTAAACATCATGTCCTAATGCACCAAAAGCGTACGATAAACGTTGTTTCATTTTTCCCTCTTTCATGGGAATCCTCCTTTATACTAAATCTACTTAATTCATAAGTAAATCTACAAAGCTACTGTTTTGCCTTTTGAAACGAGTAATCCTTGGTTGGGAAAACTTTTATTTTGGATAAGTTTTTAAAAGCGAAACAGTCTTCAATTTCATTTTGAAATCGCTCACATTTAGAGTATAACACTTTGATTTAAGAAAGGGTTTCCAATTTCAGCTTATCTTTTGGAAACCCTTTCTATTTTGCTCTTTTTATAAAAAAAAGCTCGATATGACTTGATATCGAAGCATTATTGTTTTAAAGTATAAATGGAGTAAGCATCAATTAGAACTCTTGATAAAATGGATAATGAGAGTCTACTATGAACATCTAAATCAAAATAATTCACCTCAAGACTACTCTTGTAACCAATCAAACTTATATCCGAAAGATTGGTCAGACTGGTATTAGCATTAACAGTTAAGGATAATATTTTGGGATTTTGTCCTTTGGCAATATTTAGAGCATTTAAAATTTCTACTGTTTCTCCTGAAAGTGATAAAACGATGATTAGGCTTTTTTCATTAACGAAACGGGCATAGTAAGCCATGTATTTTGAATCATCATGCAAACTGACGGGCTTACGGAAAAGTTGCAACTTTTTCATCAGTTCGTCAGCAACGTTTGTTGATAAGCCTCGTGAAAAAATTAAGATTTCCTCTGATTCTTGAATCAACTCCACAGCTTTTTCAATTTCTTCAGCAGAGATATTTTCTAATGTTTTCAAAAGTTCTTCTTGATTTTTAGCAATAGCCCCCAAGACTTCTTTGGAAAAACCATTGATTTCAGGAAGCTTTTTCTCACGAATTGAATATCTAAATTCACCATAACCTTCAAAACCTTTTTTTCTTACTGTTCGATTGACAGTTGAGAGAGAAACATGAGCCAATTCTGCCAATTCTGAAATTGATAATTGTGGAATTTTCTCATAGTTTTCTTGAATAATTTGCCAAGTATAGGATTCAGCATTGGTTAAATTGGACATATTTTTACTCCATTGATTCACTTGTTGTTATCAAAAAATGTTTTCTATCCTAAAATTATAACATTTGACGCTTACATTTGCTATAATTCCCTGAAATCGTTTTTATTTCTATTTTTAAGGAGAAAGTAATGACTTATATTCCCAATCCCACTCGTTATGACCACATGATTTATCGCCCAGCTGGAAATTCTGGTTTATTATTGCCTGCCCTTTCATTAGGACTCTGGCATAATTTTGGTTCGGTAGATGATTTTGAAAATGCGAGGGACATGATTCATACGGCATTTGATTTAGGAATTACTCATTTTGATTTGGCCAATAATTATGGGCCAGAACCCGGTTCAGCAGAACGTAATTTTGGTCGTATTTTGAAAGAAGATTTCCAAAAACTGCGTGATGAGTTAATTATCTCAACTAAAGCTGGTTATCCAATGTGGCCTGGACCCTATGGAAACTGGGGCAGCAAAAAAAGTTTGCTGGCTAGTCTTGATCAATCTTTGGAACGCTTGGGACTTGACTATGTTGATATTTTTTATTCACATCGTCCTGACCCAAATACACCGATTGAAGAAACAATGGGGGCTTTAAAGAGCGCTCTGGATAGCGGAAAAGCACTTTATGTAGGTTTGTCCAATTATTCCGCCAAAGAAACCGAAGCTGCGGTCTTAGCGGCTGAAAAGTTAGGCTTTAAACTCTTGATTCATCAACCTCGTTATTCAATGCTAGATCGATGGATTGAAGATGATTTGCAAGAAACTTTGACGGAGGCGGGGATAGGAACAATCGCCTTTAAACCTTTGTACCAAGGGCTCTTAACCGAAAAATATTTACATGGTATTCCTGAAGATTCGCGAATGCGTGATCCTCATTATGCAACTTTGCATGATGACAGTCTTACGAAAGAAAGATTGGAACAAGTCCAAGCGCTTAATGATTTGGCTCAAAGTCGTGGACAATCTTTAGCTCAAATGGCCTTGGCCTGGGTTTTACGAGAAAGAGATGACAAGGTTCAAGGCATCACTTCTGCTTTAATTGGCGCAAGCCGTCCGCAACAAATCATTGAAAATGTGGCAGCTTTAGAACATTTGAAATTTACTGACGAAGAATTAATTAAGATTGAAAAGCTCTTATAAAGAATAAAAAAGTTACTGACAAATCTGTCAGTAACTTTTTATTTTCTAAATAAAGCTGTCAGTAAAATTAATAGCTCAATCGGTCAATTTTTACACCAGTATATTCGTGAACAGCATCAATTGCATGATGATAACGTGTTAAATAACCTTCTTGGTCTCTATGGTCTCCTTCGTCATCTAAAATAACAACTTTATCCATTAAACCAAACTCAGCTAATTGACGCATCAATTCTTCATGGAATTCATGACGTGATTCTTCCCATTCCATATGACGAAAGCCGTCATCAATATATTCTGTAATTGGTGGAATGACTAAAATTAAATCCATTCGTTCATCGGCAATTGTTTTCTTGAATAGAGGTTCAAGCTGCTCGAAATCTTCTCTAGGTAAGTATAATTTAGCGTACACTCTGGTCACAATGGCATCAGTATCTAAAAAGACAATTCCTTGGTTAGCAGGCGAATTGACTTCGCGAGAATTTGCATCATATTGACCTGTAATCATTCGAGCATAGTCATCCATTTTCAACTCATCATCATCAATATTAAAAGCTTCTTCATATTCTCTAGCGTATTCTTCTGAAAACGGAGCATTAATGGAACGTGCCAAACGGCGAACAAGGGTTGATTTACCTGTTGAAGCTGAACCCATGACGGTTACAATTTTCGAAAAATGTCTTCTAAAGACGCGATTAATGTGAGTCCAGTGTTCTTGCGGATTTTCTCTAATTTGTGTGGCTGATAGTGAAATATCATGTCTGTCAGCAATTTCAACAGCATATTGATTCCCGTCAGCTGGAAATCGTTTCTTCAATTCTGCTGCGTATTCTAATTCGCCGACATAAAAAGTGACTGATAAATCTCTCTCCAATGTATTATGATGAATCAATTCAAATAAACGATTTGCCCATTCGTCCCAACCATTAGGCATTTCTGGTAAATCATTTTCATTAAGCATCGAAACTTTAATATTTTCTTCATCATTAAAAGCTTCACGCAAATAACGAAATCGTTTCTCAAGAGGTAAGCCAATTTGAGCACCACGGTCATTATCATAACCGGAAACGACAAGCAAGACCCCGTCATTCAAACTCGCACATTTATAGATTTGTTGCTGATGCCCCGTATGTAGAGGAGCAAAAGTTCCAAAATAAATACCGATATTTTTTCCACTTAATTTTGATTTTGAAATATTATTTGTGAGCATTTCGTTTATATCCTGTTTTCATATCAACAATATTTGTCAATTCCTTACCATTTGCATAGGCATCAAGATTTTTTTCCAATATTTTCATAAAGCGACGCCATGTTTCAGGAAGAGTATAACCGCCAGAAGCATGAGGAGTGATTAATAGTCTTTCTGTATGCCAAGCCCGGTGACCTTTAGGCAATGGTTCTGGGTCGGTCACGTCAATTCCTGCCCCAGCAATTTTTTTAGACTCAAGAGCATCACCCAAGGCTTCTAAATCGACATTTGTTCCCCGACCAACATTTAGGAAAATAGCATTTTCTTTCATTAAATCAAATTTTTCTTGATTAAATAATTTATAAGTTTCATGGGTCCCAGGGACACTTGAAGCAATAATATCAGCTCTCGGTAAAACTTTGTCTAGGTCAGTTTCGGCATAGACTTCATCAGCAAATTCTTCATCACCATAAACAGTTCGTTTGACTGCAATGACATGACCTCCCAAAGCTTGAATCTTTTGTGCAAAGTGACTTCCAATATCACCTAAACCATGAACCAATACTGTTGAGCCATAAATAGATTGAATCTGACCAATATTTTCCCAGATTTCTTTTTCTTGTTGTTTTTGATAAAGGTCAAATTTTCTTAGAAGAACGAAAGCCATTGTTAGTAAATGCTCAGAAATCGTAAGTCCATAAGTTCCTGTTGCATTTGTCAAAACTACCTCTTGAGGAAAATTTGCTCCTTGAGTATAACCATTGGTTCCAGCTGATAAAAGTTGGAGCCATTTTAAATTTTTATATTTTGCTAATAAATCAGGCTTTGGCAGACCAACTAATACTTCTGTTTCCAGAAAATCTGATTCTGTCAGCTCTTCTTCTTTTTTAAATTGAAACTGGTAAGCTTTATTTTTCTTGAAAGCCGCTTTTGTTTCATCTGAAAAATTTAACCAAACATTTTCTAAGGCAATTGCTTTTATCATTGGGACTCCTTTGTATAAAATGAATTTTAAAGACTACTTAAAGAGAATAAAGTCAAGCCTTGTTTTCTTTATCTTCTTTCTTTGATTATAGCACTTTGCCTTAATTTTATAAAAAATAGAAGTTTGACAATTCTGAAATTATCAGTCCTAAAATGACATAAAAGAGAATTTCAGCAAAAATTCTCTTTTTATTTTTATTAAGCTCGTACTGTTTTAGCAAGACCTGTTTTTTTATCATAAAGATTAATCAAACCTGAGCCGTTTTTACGAATCATATCCCCTGCTTTAACCGCAAAAGGAACATCAATATGTAAAAGGGTCATTGGGTTTGGTGCACGGTCAATATGTTCAGCTGTTTCTGCCAAACGAAGATTTTTGACCATTGTTTCCACGTGGCGGAATCCTGGACCGTAAAATTCAATTTGGTCACCTTCTGTGATAACATTTCTTTGACGAATCGTAGCTACCATTGTTTCAGCATCAAAGTCAACGACTTCTCCGACGAATTTGTACTCAGGAATTTTACGACGAGCCCCAAAGAGTTGTTTATTTTCATCAGGTGTTCCATAATAAAAGCCAGTGTCTAATTCACGTTGAGCTACTTTCCATAATTCATCAACTAAGGCTGGTTTTATTTCTTCAAAACGTTCTGGTGATTCCAAATAGGCATCAATAGCTGCTTTATAAACGTTAGAAACTGTTGAAACATAGTGAATTGATTTCATTCTTCCTTCGATTTTGAGGGAATTAACTCCATTTTCAATCATATCAGGAATATGTTCAATCATTGACATATCAACGGCTGACATTGAAAATTCTTCAGTGACTTCACCAGTAATCGATTTTCTCTCGCCAGCAAATGGCATATCATATAAATCATATTTCCAACGGCAAGATTGTGAACATCCACCGCGGTTAGCATCACGCATACTCATATAATTTGACAAGACACAACGTCCTGAGTACGAAATACACATGGCTCCGTGAACAAAAGCTTCAATTTCAACATCAGTATGTTGACGAATTTCTCTTAACTCTTCTACAGAAACTTCACGCGCTAAAACAACGCGTTCAAGTCCTAAATTTTTCCAGAATTCTAAGGTTTCATAGTTAGTAGCAGACGCTTGTGTTGACAAGTGAATGGCCAAACCTGGTGCTTCAGCAGCGCAGATGGCAATCAAAGCAGGGTCAGAAACGATAACCGCTGAAATTCCTAAATCACGTAATGTACGGAACCATTCGCCCGCCCCTTTTTCATTCCCTTCATGTGTCACCATATTGGCTGCTACATAAACTTTAGCGTTGTGGGCACTTGCATAAGCGACCCCTTCAGCCATTTCTTCAAAAGTAAAATTACCTGCGCGTGAACGTAAGCCATAGGCCTGTCCACCAATATATACTGCGTCTGCGCCATAATCAATAGCGACTTTTAGTTTTTCGAGTGTTCCTGCTGGTGCAAGCACCTCTGGACGTGTTTTTGTAATTGACATGTTTCAATTCTCCAATTTTCAAGATTGTAAGTATTTTGAAAAGGCTCCAAAAAGAAAAAATCTTAGTCAAATTTATTGTCAGTAAATTTGCGAGCCAAAACTTCTTTGTTTCTTTATTTTACAGGATTTCTTGCCAAATTTAAACCTTCAAATGTGACAAAGTTCTTTGACATTATGCTGCTTATCTCTCATCTTTACTGACAGAATTATTGATAAAGCTTTTTACATTTCTGTCAGTAAATCCTCTATTTCAACTTTATTTTCCTGATTTTCTCATATCATTTATAACGAAAAGAATAAGTACCCCAATAATCAATATGAGCGTCAAAATTATTTTTTCTCTTGTTCCTGGGTCAAAGAACAAAATAATGAGCCAGACAATCAGTATCAGCAACGGAAAAAAATATTTTTGAAATTTAATCATTATTTTCTCTCCTAGAGAGTTAATTTAAATTTTTATGAATTTTATTTAAAATTAATTATAAATGATTTACGAACCTTTGACAATAGTTTTTCATCAAAAAAAGCTGTCAGTAAATGAACAACTTCTTTTCTTTTTTTATTTAATGGCATCTTTGTCCAAATCATAGAAACCGTGTGATAGTGTCCGTCCTGCTGGATGTATTTTTCGGATTTCTTCATCTAGTTGGAAAGCCTTAAGTTCTGTAAATTCGCCTGCTTCAATCAGCTTTTTAGCTTCTACAAAAAGTTTGCTTATCGCTACAAAATCTTCACCACGAGTAAAAATTCCATCCAATTTCCAATGGTCATAACCCATTGCTACTAAATCTGAAAGTTCTGTCATCATATCTAAATCATCATTAGCAAAAATATGCGTCCCGTGATTATCTTCAAAGATTGAATAATGTGTATCAACTTTCTTAGGTTCAGAGACAAAAAGATTTCTTTCTCTGTCTTTGCCTTTTTCCTCAGTCTTGATGAAATTATAATAGTTTTGCACCAATGGACGTTTGCTATGATGAATCACTGTTGCACCATAAACTAAAATTTCGCCTGGTACAACTAGTTCATCGGTCATATCAGCAAGTTCTTCTTTTGGCAATTCACGTGCAAGAACAGCTTCAATTGCCCCTTGTTTGGCCCAAAAATTAACTTGGCGGGCAGAAGCAACCATGGTTGAGGCATCATAAGTAAATGGTAACTCATATTTATCACGTTGCAAAACAAAAATCACACCCGCATCACCTACTGCAATTCGGTCAGCTTTAATTTCAACTAAGAAATCTAAAAAATCTTTTATTTTTGTCATCATCTCTGTATGCATCAGAGCATTGACCGCGACAGTCACTGTCTTTCCTGCATCATGTGCAAGTTCTGTAATTTTTTGAATCTCTTCGTTGGTTAAGGCAGTTGGTACGCGTAAACCATAATTTTTTTCACCAATGTATAAACGGTCGACTCCAGCTTCGAGCAATGCTTTAGCTTGCTCTAGGCTTTCTGCCGTAGAAGTAATAGTAATCATAGTGATAATTATATCATATTGTTCTCTTACACGTTTTTTCTAATTCATCCTCTTACTAAAATTTACTACTCAAAATGATATTTATTCATAAAAAAGTATAGGTTAATTTTATTTTAACCCAAACGAAACTAAATAGTAATGCATTTAAATTTCGAGTAACGTAAACCTTTGCTTTTTATACTATAATTGATTACATAATATAGGAAAGTGCTAGAAAATTATGGAATTAAAGAATTTAAAAGATTTTTATGAGAAGCAAGAATATGTCGATTATAACGAAAGTAAAAATTTTGAGCAAAGACAAGTCAACAAAAGAATTGAAGAATTAAGCTTCTTCACGAATATTGCTGTTTTCTCAATTTTTCTTGTTTTTACTACTTACATTTTGGTGAGTTTATTGGCAAGCTGGATTGCTATTCCAGTTTCTATTGTTCTCTCGCTTGCTCTTTATATTTCCGTGAAAAAAGGAATTGCTAAAGCGATTAAATTTATGATGAAATAAAAACTGCCTAATAGACAGTTTTTTATTTTATTCCAATTAAAATTTGCACATGAATTCTCGCTGTTTTTGGCGGATTTTCCTTTGCAAATTTTTTTCTTTCCTCAGAAACTGACCATTCTAATGGACTCATCAATAAGAAATCTTGACGCAAATTTTCTGGAACTTCAAAAGTATAATCAATTGTTTGTTGAGTATTCTTAGGAAATTCTTCTTTAAAACGCTCAATAACTGCTTGATTATCATAATCAACTGGAAGTTGATAAACTTCTCGCAACTCACGTAAATAATTTCTGTCAGGAATAATTTTAATAACCCGGCCATTTTCTGTCAGAACTCGATGAAATTCTGCATAATTTGAAGGCGTAAAAATATTCAAAATTACTGACAGACTTTCGTCAGCAAAAGGGAGATTAGTTAAATCAGCTAAGGACAGAAAACTTTTCGTATCTAATTCGGTTGCCATTTCAATTCCATCTTTAGCAATATCAAAAGCAAACTTCGCCCCCGCACCCTCTAGGAGTTCTAAAAATGAACC from Lactococcus lactis carries:
- the galM gene encoding galactose-1-epimerase; this translates as MEIKIRDFGLGSDLISLTNKAGVTISFTNLGARIVDWQKDGKHLILGFDSAKEYLEKDAYPGATVGPTAGRIKDGLVKISGKDYILNQNEGPQTLHGGEESIHTKLWTYEVTDLGAEVQVKFSLVTNDGTNGYPGKIEMSVTHSFDDDNKWKIHYEAISDKDTVFNPTGHVYFNLNGDASESVENHGLRLAASRFVPLKDQTEIVRGDIVDIKNTDLDFRQEKQLSNAFNSNMEQVQLVKGIDHPFLLDQLGLDKEQARLTLDDTSISVFTDQPSIVIFTANFGDLGTLYHEKKQVHHGGITFECQVSPGSEQIPELGDISLKAGEKYQATTIYSLHTK
- a CDS encoding glycoside-pentoside-hexuronide (GPH):cation symporter, which gives rise to MKEGKMKQRLSYAFGALGHDVYYYSISTFFIAFVTAQMFAGTPHEDAMIALVTSLVVIIRLIEIIFDPIIGSIIDNTHTRWGKFKPWLVVGGIMSSLMIMLMFSDFFGLAKSDNRTLFAIVFIIAFIILDAFYSFKDIAFWSMIPALSEKNSERETLGTFARFGSAIGAQGATILAIPITIFFTKGGHAQGARGFFAFGVIAALVQGISALVTAWGTKEQKSVIRQEGTKTNTLDVFKALLKNDQLMWLSLSYILFAIAYVATTATLILNFTFVIGNASLYSITGIVGFIGSIILVPMFPILAKKFGRRKVLTGAIISMLLGYLLFVLGSSVAMTVAGLIFLTAPYQLVFLSVLMTITDSVEYGQWKNGVRNEAVTLAMRPLLDKIAGAFSNGIYGFVAISAGMTGSKYIAGHTYGVATFKLYSFVVPAILMIIALAVYLFKVKLTEKRHEEIVAELEERLK
- a CDS encoding MurR/RpiR family transcriptional regulator produces the protein MSNLTNAESYTWQIIQENYEKIPQLSISELAELAHVSLSTVNRTVRKKGFEGYGEFRYSIREKKLPEINGFSKEVLGAIAKNQEELLKTLENISAEEIEKAVELIQESEEILIFSRGLSTNVADELMKKLQLFRKPVSLHDDSKYMAYYARFVNEKSLIIVLSLSGETVEILNALNIAKGQNPKILSLTVNANTSLTNLSDISLIGYKSSLEVNYFDLDVHSRLSLSILSRVLIDAYSIYTLKQ
- the mgrA gene encoding L-glyceraldehyde 3-phosphate reductase, yielding MTYIPNPTRYDHMIYRPAGNSGLLLPALSLGLWHNFGSVDDFENARDMIHTAFDLGITHFDLANNYGPEPGSAERNFGRILKEDFQKLRDELIISTKAGYPMWPGPYGNWGSKKSLLASLDQSLERLGLDYVDIFYSHRPDPNTPIEETMGALKSALDSGKALYVGLSNYSAKETEAAVLAAEKLGFKLLIHQPRYSMLDRWIEDDLQETLTEAGIGTIAFKPLYQGLLTEKYLHGIPEDSRMRDPHYATLHDDSLTKERLEQVQALNDLAQSRGQSLAQMALAWVLRERDDKVQGITSALIGASRPQQIIENVAALEHLKFTDEELIKIEKLL
- a CDS encoding nicotinamide-nucleotide adenylyltransferase, with the protein product MLTNNISKSKLSGKNIGIYFGTFAPLHTGHQQQIYKCASLNDGVLLVVSGYDNDRGAQIGLPLEKRFRYLREAFNDEENIKVSMLNENDLPEMPNGWDEWANRLFELIHHNTLERDLSVTFYVGELEYAAELKKRFPADGNQYAVEIADRHDISLSATQIRENPQEHWTHINRVFRRHFSKIVTVMGSASTGKSTLVRRLARSINAPFSEEYAREYEEAFNIDDDELKMDDYARMITGQYDANSREVNSPANQGIVFLDTDAIVTRVYAKLYLPREDFEQLEPLFKKTIADERMDLILVIPPITEYIDDGFRHMEWEESRHEFHEELMRQLAEFGLMDKVVILDDEGDHRDQEGYLTRYHHAIDAVHEYTGVKIDRLSY
- a CDS encoding D-2-hydroxyacid dehydrogenase translates to MIKAIALENVWLNFSDETKAAFKKNKAYQFQFKKEEELTESDFLETEVLVGLPKPDLLAKYKNLKWLQLLSAGTNGYTQGANFPQEVVLTNATGTYGLTISEHLLTMAFVLLRKFDLYQKQQEKEIWENIGQIQSIYGSTVLVHGLGDIGSHFAQKIQALGGHVIAVKRTVYGDEEFADEVYAETDLDKVLPRADIIASSVPGTHETYKLFNQEKFDLMKENAIFLNVGRGTNVDLEALGDALESKKIAGAGIDVTDPEPLPKGHRAWHTERLLITPHASGGYTLPETWRRFMKILEKNLDAYANGKELTNIVDMKTGYKRNAHK
- a CDS encoding peptidase U32 family protein; its protein translation is MSITKTRPEVLAPAGTLEKLKVAIDYGADAVYIGGQAYGLRSRAGNFTFEEMAEGVAYASAHNAKVYVAANMVTHEGNEKGAGEWFRTLRDLGISAVIVSDPALIAICAAEAPGLAIHLSTQASATNYETLEFWKNLGLERVVLAREVSVEELREIRQHTDVEIEAFVHGAMCISYSGRCVLSNYMSMRDANRGGCSQSCRWKYDLYDMPFAGERKSITGEVTEEFSMSAVDMSMIEHIPDMIENGVNSLKIEGRMKSIHYVSTVSNVYKAAIDAYLESPERFEEIKPALVDELWKVAQRELDTGFYYGTPDENKQLFGARRKIPEYKFVGEVVDFDAETMVATIRQRNVITEGDQIEFYGPGFRHVETMVKNLRLAETAEHIDRAPNPMTLLHIDVPFAVKAGDMIRKNGSGLINLYDKKTGLAKTVRA
- a CDS encoding peptidase U32 family protein; the protein is MITITSTAESLEQAKALLEAGVDRLYIGEKNYGLRVPTALTNEEIQKITELAHDAGKTVTVAVNALMHTEMMTKIKDFLDFLVEIKADRIAVGDAGVIFVLQRDKYELPFTYDASTMVASARQVNFWAKQGAIEAVLARELPKEELADMTDELVVPGEILVYGATVIHHSKRPLVQNYYNFIKTEEKGKDRERNLFVSEPKKVDTHYSIFEDNHGTHIFANDDLDMMTELSDLVAMGYDHWKLDGIFTRGEDFVAISKLFVEAKKLIEAGEFTELKAFQLDEEIRKIHPAGRTLSHGFYDLDKDAIK
- a CDS encoding DUF3270 domain-containing protein — encoded protein: MELKNLKDFYEKQEYVDYNESKNFEQRQVNKRIEELSFFTNIAVFSIFLVFTTYILVSLLASWIAIPVSIVLSLALYISVKKGIAKAIKFMMK
- a CDS encoding putative RNA methyltransferase, encoding MLKKIEKAYLLLEENVEMLRCPICHGKFQLAAYALKCENNHTYNLNKKGYVNFLQTKADTEHYTRKMFEPRRRLIQAGMYQNLLTEIQKSFVSGNLLDVGTGEGSFLELLEGAGAKFAFDIAKDGIEMATELDTKSFLSLADLTNLPFADESLSVILNIFTPSNYAEFHRVLTENGRVIKIIPDRNYLRELREVYQLPVDYDNQAVIERFKEEFPKNTQQTIDYTFEVPENLRQDFLLMSPLEWSVSEERKKFAKENPPKTARIHVQILIGIK